The Candidatus Epulonipiscium sp. DNA window TTAAAGCATAAGGGTTTTATATATGGAGGGATAGTAATGGCAATAAAAAAGGTGAAAGAATACTTTAAACAATGGAATATGGAAAGCCGAATACTTGAATTCGATGTTTCTAGTGCAACAGTTGAATTGGCTTCAAAAGCAGTAGGTTGTGAACCCAAAAGGATTGCAAAAACATTATCTTTTATGGTAGATGGAAAGCCTATTTTAATTGTAGTAGCAGGAGATGCCAAAATTGATAATCCTAAATATAAGATTCAGTTTAAATCAAAAGCAAAAATGCTATCAATAGATGAAGTAGCTGACTTAGTCGGGCATCAAGTAGGTGGAGTATGTCCTTTTTGTATAAATGAGGGGGTAGCCGTTTATTTGGATAAATCCCTAAAACGGTTTGATACAGTGTTTCCTGCCTGCGGAAGTAGCAATAGTGCAATAAAATTAACAATCGAAGAACTTGAAAAGCATTCAGGTTACTCTTCATGGATTGATGTTTGCAAGGGTTGGGAAATTAACTAGCCTAATTATTAGCTGTTTTAATGACGAAAGAGGAATAAAATTCTCCCCAAGGTATCATACTTTCTATAGATTGGATACCTTGCAAGAGATTATACTAAAGGAGAATTTTAATGAATACTTTTATTCGGCATCGATTGATTAAGGATGGTTCAGGATATATATTAGCCTTATATTTAGATCCAAATTTAACTGAGTTTTCCCAGGAATTTAATTACTTAGAGGATATCGCAAAAGATAAAAATTTCTGTAACAGTATAGAGGCATATATCAATCAAAACTTTAAAA harbors:
- a CDS encoding YbaK/EbsC family protein — its product is MAIKKVKEYFKQWNMESRILEFDVSSATVELASKAVGCEPKRIAKTLSFMVDGKPILIVVAGDAKIDNPKYKIQFKSKAKMLSIDEVADLVGHQVGGVCPFCINEGVAVYLDKSLKRFDTVFPACGSSNSAIKLTIEELEKHSGYSSWIDVCKGWEIN